Proteins encoded within one genomic window of Pongo abelii isolate AG06213 chromosome 18, NHGRI_mPonAbe1-v2.0_pri, whole genome shotgun sequence:
- the CPHXL2 gene encoding LOW QUALITY PROTEIN: cytoplasmic polyadenylated homeobox-like protein 2 (The sequence of the model RefSeq protein was modified relative to this genomic sequence to represent the inferred CDS: inserted 2 bases in 1 codon): MLFSLLILSSGFPAEEDHHNEERQTRKKRKTKHRHKFSEELLQELKEIFGENSYPDFTTRKTLANKFHCPVNVINNWFQNNRARIPPEERHRIFLTWKKHDFPVQARPFLSLQETQAAASNYATEQSFSCAKRGLMRRAGCSLLEKKRIACQQMGYNCFSLENQETPSQQVGSMCSSLEKQGIPSQQVGSQCSCLVAGTEKHPGYPLEYGGDTGSEHSTAYRFLSYNSAECLHPPPSSVPYFHGERTETRESQHASPFLLDYAQGAYGVKKDHCCCSFCLSLLREQQQNDWQYHLQQHQQPQNYSEGMMLQEQLPMDSGPWDLDKQWPSAQSQLQXQLPQNNGKSLCSQLQHVPPQIAVDSPLLPLGQNMQEGASGNSGLKCSSFRLRGLHGPATGTQGCSFAKYC, translated from the exons ATGCTCTTCTCGCTACTTATACTTTCGTCAGGTTTCCCAGCTGAAGAGGATCATCATAATGAAGAAagacaaacaaggaaaaaaagaaaaacaaaacaccgaCATAAATTTTCTGAAGAATTATTGCAGGAACTTAAGGAAATATTTGGAGAGAACAGTTATCCTGATTTCACCACTAGGAAAACACTGGCCAACAAATTTCATTGTCCAGTTAATGTAATAAAT AACTGGTTCCAGAATAATAGAGCCAGAATTCCACCTGAAGAAAGACACAGAATATTTCTTACTTGGAAAAAACACGATTTCCCAGTCCAAGCCCGTCCATTTTTAAGCCTCCAGGAAACCCAGGCTGCAGCTTCCAACTATGCCACAGAGCAGAGTTTTTCCTGTGCCAAGAGGGGTCTGATGAGAAGAGCTGGTTGCTCCCTTCTGGAGAAAAAGAGGATTGCCTGTCAACAGATGGGCTACAATTGCTTCTCTTTGGAGAACCAAGAGACTCCCAGTCAACAGGTGGGCTCCATGTGCTCTTCTCTAGAGAAACAAGGGATTCCCAGTCAACAGGTGGGTTCCCAGTGCTCCTGTCTGGTCGCAGGTACTGAAAAGCATCCAGGCTATCCTTTGGAGTATGGAGGTGACACAGGAAGTGAGCATTCTACTGCCTATCGTTTTCTCAGCTACAATTCTGCAGAATGCCTTCATCCTCCCCCATCTTCTGTGCCATATTTTCATGGAGAAAGGACTGAAACCAGGGAAAGCCAGCATGCAAGTCCCTTCCTTTTGGATTACGCTCAAGGTGCATATGGGGTGAAGAAAGACCATTGTTGTTGCTCATTCTGTCTCTCACTGCTGCGAGAACAGCAGCAGAATGATTGGCAGTATCACCTGCAGCAGCACCAACAGCCTCAGAATTACTCAGAGGGGATGATGTTGCAGGAACAGCTGCCGATGGACTCGGGTCCTTGGGATCTAGACAAGCAGTGGCCCTCGGCTCAGTCACAGCTGCA TCAACTGCCTCAGAATAATGGAAAGTCGTTGTGCTCTCAACTGCAGCACGTGCCTCCCCAAATAGCTGTCGACTCACCCCTGCTGCCTCTGGGGCAAAATATGCAGGAAGGGGCTTCAGGCAACTCAGGACTCAAATGCAGCAGTTTTAGGTTGAGGGGTCTACACGGGCCTGCCACAGGAACCCAAGGATGCAGCTTTGCAAAGTATTGCTAA